A single window of Uloborus diversus isolate 005 chromosome 5, Udiv.v.3.1, whole genome shotgun sequence DNA harbors:
- the LOC129223314 gene encoding uncharacterized protein LOC129223314, producing MNPGQTVAVKNVPSLFHKAYAKAATLNNAVKGFEAAGIVPLNSQIFSAEEFEPAVTTAAYATSSSEIHDADTQPIAGPSNASDIQPVAGPSNAPDILVLPLAPPKVKKQRTKAPSLHATSSPVKEYLLERKKQKERREAKKGKKKTKVVENKTKVVEKKKCSKTYFDYSSDSSVSIHYMDEDDNSDEEVDEVCIICDDFGKNELWFNCAECHKWAHAACTGLSNSEAKKKSWICDFCS from the coding sequence atgaatcCTGGCCAAACTGTTGCTGTGAAGAATGTACCTAGCCTCTTTCACAAAGCGTATGCCAAAGCGGCTACGCTAAATAACGCAGTGAAAGGATTTGAAGCAGCGGGGATTGTTCCCCTCAATTCACAAATTTTCTCAGCTGAAGAATTTGAACCTGCTGTGACAACAGCGGCTTATGCCACATCTAGTTCCGAAATTCATGATGCCGACACCCAACCTATTGCTGGTCCTTCTAATGCCTCCGATATCCAACCTGTTGCTGGTCCATCTAATGCCCCCGATATCCTGGTACTCCCTTTAGCTCCCCCAAAGGTAAAGAAACAAAGGACTAAAGCTCCATCGCTACATGCCACAAGTTCGCCtgtaaaagaatatttattagaaaGGAAGAAGCAAAAGGAAAGAAgagaagcaaaaaaaggaaagaaaaaaactaaggtCGTAGAGAATAAAACTAAGGTCGTAGAGaagaaaaaatgctcaaaaacttattttgactATTCATCAGATTCCTCCGTATCCATACATTACATGGACGAAGATGATAACTCAGATGAAGAAGTCGATGAAGTATGCATCATATGTGATGACTTCGGAAAAAATGAACTGTGGTTCAATTGTGCAGAATGCCACAAGTGGGCTCATGCGGCTTGTACTGGACTGTCAAATTCCGAAGCAAAAAAGAAGTCTTGGATATGTgatttttgttcataa